Below is a window of Leuconostoc lactis DNA.
GCGAAAGTTTGGCTATGGAGTACAAACACGCGTAATACGATCTATAAAAAAGCAGACTATGTCACCATACTATCAGGTAAAAGTAAGTTTACTAATAACGACATAACACAACAACCAATGGGAAGTTTATTTGAACAATCTGTTTGGTTATATGGCGATTTATTTGTCATGAACTATATGAATAAATTTAATATTTCCGAATTCGAATTAAAAAAGAGGCATGCTAATCTTGAATAAGAGCAGGATATTGGTTGTTAAGACAATATTAATTTTTGTGATTTAGCTTATTACCCAATTTTTTATAGTCGTGTTATAATAGAAACAGAAAAGGAAGCCTTGCGTGAACAAGACTTCCCACGTAGAGCCGTGTAAGACGGTAGCATTAATTAACGACTAAAAATAACCGCTAGCTTGCCAGAGCTAAGGCGGTTATTTTTTTTGCTGATTTTTAATCAACTCAACAACTAAGGCTAGTAAGGCAACTGTAAAAGTACCAAACATCAGCATAAGTTGTAAAGCGTCCGATACGGACACTTAGGCTACTCCTTTCCTAGAATGTGAGTTTATAGTTTTTACACCATAAGCACCACCCCCTTTAAGGAAATAGCCACCGCCTTAACTTCTCTACTCAAACCATTATACAGGATAACCAGTAATTTACCTATTGATGATTAATGATCTAATATCCTGAACGGCTAATTTTCTATTTTCAATATAATTATCCGACATGTTTTGAATGAACCCAGATATATTTTTCTGGTTTCATGATTGAAGTTAGTCTTATCTAATTGAATAGTAACAGAATAAAAATTTGCAACTGCGTGCATTGCATTATGAAATATTTTATCCGTAGTCATCTTTGGTAATTTTTTTTCAGTATAATTATTGTCTTGATCCATTTTTATAATCGTAATCGTATCTCAAATGTTGCCTAAGTAACTGAATAAAAATAGTCCAATTCATTGACTTCTGAGCAATGGGATATGTTTTGAAAGATTGGAATACAGGTCAGTACTTCAAAATTGGAGAAAAGAATGCTGAGTTTATAACAAATTAATCAATAAGGTTTTCTTATATTGTTGAGAAAGGAAGTGTGATTTTTAAATCATCACGCTTCCTTTTTTTGATTTGTTTTCATCTGATATTAAAAAATTACATTGTCAAGTATCTAGGCAAAATTTTTGTAACCGCTTTCTACTGATGATATAGTAGGCATAACAAACAAAGTGTTTGTTAAACAATATACACGTTATTAGTGCGTGTCAAGATTGTGCTGAGTATTGTATGAAAAAGGGAGGAATTATATGACAAACATAAATGGAGAATATGCAAAGCAGAATTTTCCAAAACAGAGTCAACCTGAACCAGGATTACAAAGCAAGATGTCGCCAACACCAGATGATGGTGCAGCAAGTTACGTTGGGCATGACCGCCTGAAACATAAGAAAGCACTGATAACCGGTGGTGACTCAGGAATCGGCAGATCTGTGGCGATAGCGTATGCGCATGAAGGTGCTGATATTGTGTTAAATTATCTTCCTGAAGAAGAACCAGATGCACAAGAAGTTAAGGGCATTATTGAATCATTGGGTCGTAAAATTAAGCTAGTTCCAGGTGATTTAAAGAATGAAGCATTCAGCCAAAAGTTGATTGATGAAGCAGTTTCATTTTTTGGTGATTTAAGTATTTTGACGTTAGTAGCTGGTAAACAACAAGCGGAAGTTGATATAGCTAATTTGTCGACACAACAAATAACCGACACTTATGCAACAAATGTTTTTAGTCTCATTTGGCTTGTTAAAGCGGCTTTACCACATATGCAACCTGGCAGCAGTATCATAACAACGAATTCTATTCAGGCAGAGCAACCATCATCATTTCTCGTGGATTATGCAGGTACAAAAGCTGCTATCAAGAATATGACGATGAGTTTGGCTAAACAATTGGCTAATCGAGGGATTCGCGTGAATAGTGTGGCACCTGGTCCCATTTGGACACCTTTGCAGATTGTTGGTGGACAGTTACCGGAGAACATTCCAACATTTGGCCAATCGACACCCATCGGTAGAGCTGGTCAACCGGCAGAATTAGCAGGCGCTTATGTTTTCCTAGCTTCAAATGAATCTAGCTATGTAACAGGTGAGTCAATCAATGTTACTGGTGGCTTAAAGTGAATCATGAGCTCCTTTGAATTTCGAAGATACTAATCAGAAATTTGGTTGGATCAACGAAGAAAGTGGAGAAAAGATGGATAAAAAGAATAAAAAATTTGGCTTTTGGGATAAACTATCGATGCTTTTGGCGTTGTCTCAATTATTGTTCAGTTTCTATTATTTTGTCAGAAATTGGAAGAAAACAAAAGAAGATTAACAAATTTTCATTTTAGGCATAAAGGAGGAAAACTATGTTAAAAACTGTACTTAAGGTATTGTTAGCATCTACATTAATTCTAGGCGGTATAGCGGTTGGAGGGACCATATTTGCAGCTAAAGGCATCGACAAAGCTGGGGACCGTTTGGAAGAGAAAATCCATAATTAAATCATTGAACAGATAATAACGATAGCAACTTATTGATGAGGAGCTGTTGTTTTTTAATCTTTTAAAAATAACTCATAATTTCATTGTTTTGTAAAGGGGGTAAGCGTTATTTTTGTAAACGCTTTCCGATAGTGTTATATTTAGGCTAGTGAATTGGATATCATAATTCATAGAAAAGATAATGGAGGAAAGATTATGATTTGGTCATTAATTGTAGGTGCCATTATTGGTGCCATTGCAGGTGCTATCACAAATCGTGGTGAGTCAATGGGGTGGATTAGCAATATTATTGCTGGTCTAATCGGATCGGCTATTGGCCAGGCTTTGTTGGGTCAATGGGGACCTAGCTTGGCGGGAATGGCAATCATTCCTTCGATAATTGGGGCTGTGATTCTTGTACTAGTCGTGTCAATGGTGTTTGGTATGAGAGCAAAACAGTAGCATAAGGTAATAGAGAGGTATGATATGAAGAAAAGTCAAAAAATTGTTCTGAGTATTTTCAGCCTCGGATATTTGGTTGGGCTTTGTTTGTTGATATGGCCAAAAATAATTGATGAAGTTTTCAAATTTTTAGCAGAGTTTAATATACATTTAAACTTTAAGAGTGATCTTTTCATTTATTACTATGGTCTCGTACTGCTGGCACTGACCGTGCTTGTGTTTTTACTCATATTGGTATGGCCGGTAGAATTACCAGATATTCCTTTAAAGCAAACCAAAGAAGGACGGCTTGCGTTGAGTAATCATGGTATCAACCAGTTTATTCAGACAAAGCTCTCAGGTGAAGGTTTATCAAATATTAAAGTGAGATTGAAAAATACTCGTCGTCAACGAAAATTTTATATTGTTGCTGATTCAGTTTATAAACAGGCGACAGTCGAAGAATTACCTCGTATTTCATACGATTTAACGAAAAGCTTGAATGATTTACTCGCTGGCATAAATCGAATTCCCATTAAAGTTGATATTAAAGTAAATCAGAAATCAAACTCAAAGCGTAAAGTCACACGTGTGATTTAAAAAGGAGTGCGGATATAATGAAAGACAAAAAATCAATTAATATTTGGGTTGGTGGTCTTGCGGGTTTCATTCTGTCAACTCTATTGGTAACTGTAGGATTTTGGAAGACGATTTTGATTATAGTTGTCACCTTACTAGCAGGTTGGATTGGCTACTTGCTCGAAGCGTATAATCTCGATTTGTCAATTGTCTCTAAAATATTTACACGTAAAAATTAGTTATTTAGCTATAGAAAGGATTTAATTATGTCTACAGAAACAAAAACTACAACTACACAAAATACTGCAACAGAGAATCGTCAACCTAAAGGTGAATTAACATTTAATGACAAAGTGATTCAAAAAGTAGTGGGCTATGCAATTGAAAAAGTGACAGGATTGCTAGGTGTTGACGGTGGTTTTGTCGCAAACATTAAAAATAAAATTGTGAATACGGATAACCCCACTGATGGCATTGGTGTCGAGGTCGGAAAAGAACAAGTTGCGGTAGATTTAGATATTATCATGGAATATGGACACAACGCACATGATATTTATAAGCAACTAACAGAAGTAATCACAAAACAGGTGCGAGAAACAACAAGTTTGACGCTAGTTGAGTTAAATGTTGAAGTAGTTGATATTCAAACACAAAAAGAATTTGACGCATCACAAACAAGCTTACAGGATCGCGTAACAGACGCTGGTAGCACAATCAAAGAAAAAACTTCAGCTGGCGTTGATGCCGTGAAAAAAACAACTTATCAAGCAGTGAACGATGACGATAATCGTGTCAAGTAAACGTACAAGCGGTTTGAAGTTGCAGTAGCAAGTCTCAGCACAACGGTCTAAACGTTGTGCTTCTTATAATTAGAACTAGGTTGATGCAAGCTACGAAGCGAATAAAAATTCAAAAATTTTTTCATAGACACGGGAATGTTTTCTTGCTTGCCTTGGATTCAATCATTGTACGCTATTCATTACACAGAAATTTATTACCAAAATAATGATGGTGTGTCATTTAATGCAAAGGGTCTGCCTAATTTCTGGGATTTTTTGTATTTGGCCTATACCATTGGTATAACTTACCAAGTTTCGGATACAAATTTTTCTACAACCCGTTTTCGAAAAGTTGCATTAGGGCACTCACCCATTTCTTTTGCCTTTAGTACACTCCTCATTGCCACTATGATTAATTTTATAGCCAGTTTGATTAGTAGTCACTAAGCCCTTTTTAGAATCAAACGTGATAAAAGGGCAAGCTAAATATTTGCGGAAAAAATATGACTGTGGTAATCCGCACTTAGGTTCTGATAGAGAACCAGAAGGAGAGATATCATTATGGGATTAATTTGGACACTTATCGTAGGTGCAGTTATCGGTGCTATTGCAGGAGCAATTACAAGCCGCGGTGCAGCTATGGGATGGATTAGTAACATCATTGCTGGTTTAATTGGTTCTTGGTTAGGTGAAAGCCTTCTTGGATCATGGGGACCAAGCTTAGCAGGAATGGCACTTATTCCTTCAATTATTGGTGCAATTGTATTAGTCTTAATCGTATCTTGGATTACTAGTCGCACAAATAAGTAATTTATAAAAACTCACTGCGTAAAACTATAATTAACTGTTTTAGACAGAAAGTAGGTGTAGGAGAAACTTATAATGACAGAAAACAAAAATAAGGACCAAAATAAAGAAGAGCAGGTTAAGGATCAAAAGGAAAAGATTGATCCTGAGTCAACTGCCGAAAATACTAATCTTTACGAACACGATCCAAAAAACGCTGATTATAAAAAAGCTGATTAAGGATTATATCAGTATTGCTACTAAAGCTTAAATTTGTTAGTTAACAAGTTAGGCTTTTTTATAAACCTTTTTGCAGTAGAATAGGGGACATTTTTAATGAGTTTGAATGAGTTATATGAACTAAATGATGGGCATCAGTTACCAAAAATTGGCTTGGGAACCTTTCAGATTCGAGGTTATCAAGGCGTTGACCAGATTTTAAATGCTATACAAATCGGTTACCGATTGCTTGATACGTCTACAAATTATGACAGTGAAGGTGCGGTTGGAGAAGCTATTCGTCGTTCAGGTATCCCACGCTCGCAATTTTATGTAACAACAAAACTTCCTGGTAAATATCATCATTTCGAAGATGCTCTGAAAATCATTGAAGAATCATTGCTTCGTTTAGGATTAGACTATTTGGATCTTTATTTGATTCATTGGCCACTTCCTAAACGGGACAATTATGTGGAGGCTTGGCAAGCATTAATTGAGGCACAAAGGCGTGGACTAGTTCGTTCGATTGGTGTGTCCAACTTTGAAAAGGAACATCTGGATAAGATTATTTCAGCAACGGGGGTCACACCGGCTGTTAACCAAAATGAAATTCATCCATATTGGCCGCAGGAATCATTGGTGGCTACTAATCAAGAGTATGGTATCGTAACTGAGGCTTGGAGCCCATTAGGTCGAGGCAGTAGCGAATTAACAGAACCGTTAATTTTAAAACTAGCCGACAAATATGATAAAAATGCGGGTCAAATTATTTTGAGATGGCATATACAACGTGGTATTTTACCAGTTGCTAAAGCTACCACTCCTCATCATCAGCGACGTAACTTAGATATCTTTGATTTCACACTGACAGAGACTGAGGTTAGCCAAATATCTGATTTGGAACGTAAAGATGGGCGTGTGGATGACCAAGATCCAAAAGAATACGAAGAATTTGTTTAAGTGATTTATGGTTTTCTCACTTTTAAAATTTTTACAAAGGAATATTAAAAGTATGAAAAATAAATCAAAAAAAGTTAAGCTGGATTTTCTGCATTACTGTGTTTACGTTATATCATTAGGCGGATTTCTATTTGGCTACGATACTGGTGTGATTAACGGTGCACTGGCATTCATGAGCCGTCCGGACCAACTGAATTTAACACCGACCTTACAAGGAGTTGTGTCCAGTTCATTGGTTATTGGTGCTTGTTTTGGGGCACTGGGATGTGGTCGAGTTGCTGATAAAATTGGTCGCCGTAAAACGCTACGAATCATTGCAATCGTATTTACAATAGCTACGGTGCTTTGCGCTGTTGCCATGAACTTTTGGCTTATGTCACTTTTTCGATTTGTATTAGGTTTAGCAGTCGGTGCTGCATCAAGTTTGTCACCAATGTATTTAGCAGAAATTTCACCGGAAAATTTAAGAAGCGCCAATGTCAACAAAAACGCTATTTTTATTGTACTTGGTCAGTTATGTGCTTTCATTGTAAATGCAATATTAGGAAACATCTGGGGCCATTGGGGTCCAATTTGGCGTGTTATGGTGATTTTTGGTGCGGTTCCATCAATTATTCTGTGGGTAAACTCGTTTCGTATCAGCGGTAGTCCGCAATGGTTACTCTTAAAGCATCGTTTTAACCGAGCTCGAAAAATATTTCGTCGATTGGGATTTGAAAATACTAACCAGCTTATCAAATCTCAAAGTGATCAATCTAGTGATCAAAACGATAATGAATTTAATTGGTCAATAGCATTAAAAAATAAAAAATTGTTTTATTTGTTAGTGACAGGAATTGTGATTGCTCTGATTCAGCAAATCTCAGGTGTAAACACCGTGATGTATTACGGTACAATTTTACTTGAAAAAGTTGGTATGGGTGAAAGTGGCTCCTTGTACGCCAATGTGTTAATTGGTGTCGTTTCTGTTATTGCTAGTATATTTGGTACTCGAATGATAGAACATGCCAATCATCATCGCATGTTGATTATTGGTCTGCTTGGTAACGTTGTTTTTATGGCGCTACTTGGAACTATTATGAAATCTAGTGTTTTTTCTCAAGGAATAACTAATGCTTTGGTGCTTGTCAGTTTAACGTTGTTTTTGGCTAATCATCAAGGTATTGTAAGTCCTGTTACATGGCTCTTGTTAGCCGAAATGTTTCCTGGAAAGGTTAAGGCGCAATTTATGTCCGTAGCCACAGCAACAACTTGGATAACCAACTTCGTCATTAGTTTAATCTATCCCCAGTTAGTTGCTATTCTTGGAACAGCATTGGTATTTTTCGTTTTTGCTATGTCAAATGGATTAAGTATTGTGTTAGCAAGTCTGTTTGTCAATAGTAAAAAAATGGCAAAGGCTTATGATACAGCTAGTCTATCATAGCCTCCAAAAAGGAGTGTAGTTAATGGCTAATTTTTACATTGATACGGCAGAAGTCGTTCATGAAATTCCACAAAATGATCGTCCAAAATTTTATATGTTTGGTGTACCACGTTATACAAATATGGGTGATCAGGCAGTATCATTGGCTGAAAGAAAATATATTGAGAACGAATTTCCAAATTATCAGTATATTGAAATTATTGAGGAAGACGGTGATGAGGCGATACCTGTTGTCCAAGAAAATTTGCGTAAAGATGATATTATTGCGTTTACTGGTGGTGGCAATATGGGTAATTTGTATCACAACCACGAAGAGGCAAGGCGTAAAGTATTTTCGACATTTGTTAACAACCTTACGATCTCATTTCCCCAATCAATTCATTTTGAGGATAATGAAGATGGTGAGATTGAAAAAAGAATAAGTCAGGCAGCTTATAGCAAGAACCCAAATCTTGTTCTTGTAGCTCGCGACGCACAAAGCTTTCATCGTATGCTTACGACTTTTGACAATAAAGTTATTTTCACGCCGGACATGGTATTATACATGAACTCGGTGGACTGGAAATTTGAACGTAATGGGGCTTTGTTTGTTTTGCGTCATGATTCAGAGAAGGTTGTCAAACAAACCACCATTGATAAAATAAAAGAAATACTCGGTGGGGACAGACCAGTGGAACGTGTTGATACCGTATTAGATGAACCAAAAGAGATTACGCCAATCACACGTGACACTTTGTTTGAGCAACAGCTGGAGTTGTTTTCACACCAAGAAATTATTATCACAGACCGTTGGCATGCTATGGTTTTCTCTGTCCTCACTGGGACACCATGCTTGCTTTTTGGAAATAGTTATGGAAAAGGGAAGCACGCGTACTTTGATTGGTTAGAGCATGTGAATTGGATTGATTACACAGATGAAACCGATATCGATCGAATTGAAAGTATTTTAAAGGAACTGATGAAGCAGGAACGTCATGATTATAATGTGAAAAAAGACTTCCAACAACTCCATGACATTATTGAAGAAAATATATCTAAGTAAGAAAAAGACATAACTTGCGTTATGTCTTTTTCTATTCAATTTAATTTTTTATAAAGAATATTTTGTGTGTTAAATCAACAATAGGACCTTGCAAAAATAGTGAAGCTACAAGTCCGATACCAACCCCAAACCATTGGTCATTAATATAAAAAGCTAGAACCAGAATGGACAAAAGAAGCATAT
It encodes the following:
- a CDS encoding putative holin-like toxin, with amino-acid sequence MLMFGTFTVALLALVVELIKNQQKK
- a CDS encoding SDR family oxidoreductase, which codes for MTNINGEYAKQNFPKQSQPEPGLQSKMSPTPDDGAASYVGHDRLKHKKALITGGDSGIGRSVAIAYAHEGADIVLNYLPEEEPDAQEVKGIIESLGRKIKLVPGDLKNEAFSQKLIDEAVSFFGDLSILTLVAGKQQAEVDIANLSTQQITDTYATNVFSLIWLVKAALPHMQPGSSIITTNSIQAEQPSSFLVDYAGTKAAIKNMTMSLAKQLANRGIRVNSVAPGPIWTPLQIVGGQLPENIPTFGQSTPIGRAGQPAELAGAYVFLASNESSYVTGESINVTGGLK
- a CDS encoding GlsB/YeaQ/YmgE family stress response membrane protein, which produces MIWSLIVGAIIGAIAGAITNRGESMGWISNIIAGLIGSAIGQALLGQWGPSLAGMAIIPSIIGAVILVLVVSMVFGMRAKQ
- the amaP gene encoding alkaline shock response membrane anchor protein AmaP; the protein is MKKSQKIVLSIFSLGYLVGLCLLIWPKIIDEVFKFLAEFNIHLNFKSDLFIYYYGLVLLALTVLVFLLILVWPVELPDIPLKQTKEGRLALSNHGINQFIQTKLSGEGLSNIKVRLKNTRRQRKFYIVADSVYKQATVEELPRISYDLTKSLNDLLAGINRIPIKVDIKVNQKSNSKRKVTRVI
- a CDS encoding DUF2273 domain-containing protein → MKDKKSINIWVGGLAGFILSTLLVTVGFWKTILIIVVTLLAGWIGYLLEAYNLDLSIVSKIFTRKN
- a CDS encoding Asp23/Gls24 family envelope stress response protein, encoding MSTETKTTTTQNTATENRQPKGELTFNDKVIQKVVGYAIEKVTGLLGVDGGFVANIKNKIVNTDNPTDGIGVEVGKEQVAVDLDIIMEYGHNAHDIYKQLTEVITKQVRETTSLTLVELNVEVVDIQTQKEFDASQTSLQDRVTDAGSTIKEKTSAGVDAVKKTTYQAVNDDDNRVK
- a CDS encoding DUF1345 domain-containing protein; amino-acid sequence: MFSCLPWIQSLYAIHYTEIYYQNNDGVSFNAKGLPNFWDFLYLAYTIGITYQVSDTNFSTTRFRKVALGHSPISFAFSTLLIATMINFIASLISSH
- a CDS encoding GlsB/YeaQ/YmgE family stress response membrane protein, producing MGLIWTLIVGAVIGAIAGAITSRGAAMGWISNIIAGLIGSWLGESLLGSWGPSLAGMALIPSIIGAIVLVLIVSWITSRTNK
- a CDS encoding aldo/keto reductase, which gives rise to MSLNELYELNDGHQLPKIGLGTFQIRGYQGVDQILNAIQIGYRLLDTSTNYDSEGAVGEAIRRSGIPRSQFYVTTKLPGKYHHFEDALKIIEESLLRLGLDYLDLYLIHWPLPKRDNYVEAWQALIEAQRRGLVRSIGVSNFEKEHLDKIISATGVTPAVNQNEIHPYWPQESLVATNQEYGIVTEAWSPLGRGSSELTEPLILKLADKYDKNAGQIILRWHIQRGILPVAKATTPHHQRRNLDIFDFTLTETEVSQISDLERKDGRVDDQDPKEYEEFV
- a CDS encoding sugar porter family MFS transporter; this encodes MKNKSKKVKLDFLHYCVYVISLGGFLFGYDTGVINGALAFMSRPDQLNLTPTLQGVVSSSLVIGACFGALGCGRVADKIGRRKTLRIIAIVFTIATVLCAVAMNFWLMSLFRFVLGLAVGAASSLSPMYLAEISPENLRSANVNKNAIFIVLGQLCAFIVNAILGNIWGHWGPIWRVMVIFGAVPSIILWVNSFRISGSPQWLLLKHRFNRARKIFRRLGFENTNQLIKSQSDQSSDQNDNEFNWSIALKNKKLFYLLVTGIVIALIQQISGVNTVMYYGTILLEKVGMGESGSLYANVLIGVVSVIASIFGTRMIEHANHHRMLIIGLLGNVVFMALLGTIMKSSVFSQGITNALVLVSLTLFLANHQGIVSPVTWLLLAEMFPGKVKAQFMSVATATTWITNFVISLIYPQLVAILGTALVFFVFAMSNGLSIVLASLFVNSKKMAKAYDTASLS
- a CDS encoding polysaccharide pyruvyl transferase family protein, with protein sequence MANFYIDTAEVVHEIPQNDRPKFYMFGVPRYTNMGDQAVSLAERKYIENEFPNYQYIEIIEEDGDEAIPVVQENLRKDDIIAFTGGGNMGNLYHNHEEARRKVFSTFVNNLTISFPQSIHFEDNEDGEIEKRISQAAYSKNPNLVLVARDAQSFHRMLTTFDNKVIFTPDMVLYMNSVDWKFERNGALFVLRHDSEKVVKQTTIDKIKEILGGDRPVERVDTVLDEPKEITPITRDTLFEQQLELFSHQEIIITDRWHAMVFSVLTGTPCLLFGNSYGKGKHAYFDWLEHVNWIDYTDETDIDRIESILKELMKQERHDYNVKKDFQQLHDIIEENISK